A portion of the candidate division KSB1 bacterium genome contains these proteins:
- a CDS encoding glycoside hydrolase, producing the protein MNAHAVLMCLAMSVPYLARGSDSASRWVHHLCEPLEVSKKGPYVRMADGALATADDQGFAKSYDEGRTWSEPQPVCAGLNPAEPASYYLLRTRNDVLVLVYLNFEGRRFSWDSERNEPGECTLEVWAIRSLDGGKTWVDNQRLLDGYNANFFGLIETSAGRIVVPLQHLVPDPGRLVVCSFWSDDDGLTWHRSNWIDLGGHGHHDGAFEPTVAELPDGRLLMLIRTNLDCFWQAISEDGGRYWRTIQPSAIDASSAPGHLLRLASGRYVLVWNRLNPEGGEWPKTRPTPFHSEFPASWHREELSIAFSEDGFHWSEPVVIARQPGGQLSYPYLFEAQPGEIWVLVGFAMRKPWQDPWPLRLRLRERDFAR; encoded by the coding sequence ATGAATGCTCACGCGGTCTTGATGTGTCTGGCGATGTCGGTTCCCTATCTGGCGCGCGGATCAGATTCCGCCTCGCGGTGGGTCCACCATCTTTGTGAACCCCTCGAGGTGAGCAAGAAGGGGCCTTATGTGCGCATGGCGGATGGAGCCTTGGCTACGGCGGACGACCAGGGGTTTGCCAAGAGCTACGACGAAGGAAGGACGTGGTCGGAGCCGCAGCCTGTGTGCGCAGGTTTGAACCCGGCCGAACCGGCTTCGTACTATCTGCTGCGCACCAGAAACGATGTCCTGGTGCTCGTCTACCTGAACTTTGAAGGACGTCGCTTTAGCTGGGACAGCGAACGCAACGAACCAGGTGAGTGCACGCTGGAAGTGTGGGCCATTAGGAGCCTTGATGGCGGGAAGACCTGGGTCGACAACCAGCGGCTGTTGGACGGGTACAACGCCAACTTCTTCGGACTGATCGAAACAAGCGCGGGCAGAATTGTGGTGCCACTCCAGCACCTCGTCCCTGACCCTGGGCGCCTGGTGGTCTGTTCCTTTTGGTCGGACGACGATGGGCTTACCTGGCATCGCAGCAACTGGATCGACCTCGGGGGACACGGCCACCACGACGGGGCGTTCGAGCCAACGGTTGCGGAGCTGCCGGACGGGCGGCTACTGATGCTTATTCGCACCAACTTGGACTGCTTCTGGCAGGCGATCTCGGAGGACGGTGGGCGGTACTGGAGGACGATTCAGCCCTCCGCCATAGATGCCAGCAGCGCCCCTGGGCACCTTCTTCGCCTGGCGAGCGGCCGATACGTGTTGGTGTGGAACCGGCTCAACCCAGAAGGGGGGGAGTGGCCAAAGACCAGACCTACACCGTTTCATTCCGAGTTCCCAGCCTCATGGCATCGGGAGGAGCTGAGCATAGCCTTCTCAGAGGACGGCTTCCACTGGTCAGAGCCGGTTGTCATTGCGCGCCAGCCTGGCGGCCAGCTCTCGTACCCGTATCTCTTTGAAGCTCAGCCTGGGGAAATCTGGGTCCTGGTCGGGTTTGCCATGCGCAAGCCTTGGCAGGACCCGTGGCCGTTGCGCCTCCGATTGCGCGAACGCGACTTTGCACGGTGA
- a CDS encoding sodium:solute symporter family protein: protein MDLYATNFATVDWVILLTYVCIPVVIGVLVRKYVRGIGDFIVAGRSLRLWLAIATMSGTEIGLVTVMYNAELGFKHGFSAFHIAVLEFTCILAIGLTGFIVYRLRQMEVMTIPEFYEKRFGRKVRVLGGIILALGGILNTGLFLKASARFMVGVAGYSDPAGLKIMMTVMLLMVLVYTVLGGMVSVVINDFVQFVVLSVGMLLGSYFVLHTIGWRTLFQAPAGAGADAWFNPLHEGSGFGPLYVVFMMVQLLAAGALWQTGTQRALAAKSPRVARQLYACSSISYAARRVIPMLWGIGAAVFMSNVPQFRAAFHGDSALSSELGMPLFLAKVVPSGLIGLLAAGMFAAFMSTQDSYLLSWSAVVTQDIIAPLRKRELSDRARLLITRICIVAVGLFLLVWGLWFEAPVSLWNYMAITGTIYLAGAFTVIGAGLYWKRASTTGAYIALCAGMVAVLGIGPWTKGTDVPWYLTDRFFGLLAFVLAFVGMVVGSLLFPDRAKEGSQ, encoded by the coding sequence ATGGACCTGTACGCAACCAACTTCGCTACGGTAGACTGGGTAATTCTGTTGACCTACGTGTGCATTCCGGTGGTCATCGGGGTGCTGGTGCGCAAGTATGTGCGCGGCATCGGCGACTTTATCGTGGCCGGGCGCTCGCTTCGCTTGTGGCTGGCCATCGCAACGATGAGCGGCACGGAAATTGGCCTGGTAACGGTGATGTACAATGCTGAGCTCGGGTTCAAGCACGGCTTTTCTGCCTTTCACATCGCCGTGCTGGAATTCACCTGCATCCTGGCCATTGGCCTGACCGGCTTCATCGTCTATCGTCTGCGGCAAATGGAGGTGATGACCATCCCGGAGTTTTACGAGAAGCGCTTTGGCCGCAAGGTGCGCGTGCTCGGTGGCATCATCCTCGCGCTGGGTGGCATCCTGAACACCGGCCTGTTCCTCAAAGCTTCGGCTCGTTTCATGGTGGGCGTGGCAGGCTACAGTGACCCGGCAGGGCTCAAGATCATGATGACGGTGATGTTGCTCATGGTCTTGGTCTACACGGTCCTGGGCGGGATGGTCTCGGTGGTCATCAACGACTTTGTCCAGTTCGTCGTGCTTTCGGTGGGCATGCTCCTAGGGAGTTATTTCGTGCTGCACACGATAGGGTGGCGCACGCTGTTCCAGGCACCGGCTGGGGCGGGAGCCGATGCATGGTTCAATCCTTTGCACGAGGGTTCTGGGTTTGGCCCTCTTTACGTGGTATTCATGATGGTGCAACTCCTGGCTGCAGGCGCTCTGTGGCAGACAGGTACCCAGAGGGCCTTGGCAGCCAAGTCTCCGCGCGTGGCCAGGCAGCTGTATGCTTGTAGCTCTATCTCCTACGCCGCCCGACGCGTGATTCCCATGCTCTGGGGCATCGGCGCAGCGGTCTTCATGTCCAACGTGCCCCAGTTCCGCGCCGCCTTCCATGGCGACAGTGCATTGAGTAGCGAGTTGGGCATGCCCCTGTTTCTTGCCAAAGTGGTGCCCTCGGGCCTCATCGGGCTCCTAGCCGCAGGGATGTTCGCCGCGTTCATGTCCACGCAGGACAGCTACCTGTTAAGCTGGAGCGCGGTTGTTACCCAGGACATCATCGCCCCGCTGCGCAAACGAGAGCTCTCCGACCGGGCGCGACTCCTCATCACGCGCATCTGCATCGTTGCCGTGGGCCTGTTCCTTCTGGTCTGGGGCTTGTGGTTTGAGGCACCAGTTTCTCTGTGGAACTACATGGCTATCACGGGCACCATCTACCTAGCTGGGGCTTTCACCGTCATTGGCGCCGGTCTGTACTGGAAGCGCGCGAGCACCACAGGTGCCTACATCGCCCTATGTGCGGGGATGGTCGCGGTCCTTGGCATAGGCCCGTGGACTAAGGGGACCGACGTCCCCTGGTACCTCACCGACAGGTTCTTCGGCTTGTTGGCCTTCGTACTTGCGTTCGTTGGAATGGTGGTGGGCTCGTTGCTTTTCCCAGACAGGGCAAAGGAGGGTAGCCAATGA
- a CDS encoding substrate-binding domain-containing protein produces MGLGCGKKSPEARWRIAFSQCTTTEPWRVLFNARLRAEAAKHPEVKLIIADAQDKTANQVAQMENFIRQRVDAILISPKESAGLTDVVAQAYDAGIPVIVLDRGVNTDKYTCFIGADNMEIGRAAGEYAVELLGGKGRAKGNIVEIWGGMGSTPAQERHAGFQHVIDNEPGIKTVVGRQDGDWKQDRAYNIMETALKAHPKIDLVYAHNDPMAFGAYLAAQDAGRAQQIKFIGIDGIPEEGCKWVAEGILAGTFLYPTPGEEGLRVALKVLRGEKVPKRITLPTARITKANVAQFLPAAQ; encoded by the coding sequence TAATGCTCGGCTGCGCGCCGAGGCGGCCAAACACCCGGAAGTGAAACTCATTATCGCCGATGCGCAGGACAAGACGGCCAATCAAGTTGCCCAGATGGAGAACTTTATCCGCCAACGGGTAGACGCGATTCTCATTTCGCCAAAGGAATCGGCCGGGCTCACAGACGTAGTGGCCCAAGCCTATGACGCCGGGATTCCCGTGATCGTCCTCGATCGTGGCGTAAATACGGACAAGTACACCTGCTTCATTGGCGCCGACAATATGGAGATCGGTCGCGCGGCTGGGGAGTACGCGGTGGAGCTTTTGGGGGGCAAAGGAAGGGCCAAAGGTAACATCGTGGAGATCTGGGGCGGCATGGGCTCAACCCCGGCCCAAGAGCGCCACGCCGGGTTTCAGCACGTCATCGATAACGAGCCGGGCATCAAGACGGTGGTCGGCCGCCAGGACGGCGACTGGAAGCAGGATCGCGCCTACAACATCATGGAGACGGCCCTCAAAGCTCACCCGAAGATTGACCTGGTCTACGCCCACAACGACCCGATGGCCTTTGGGGCCTATCTTGCAGCGCAGGATGCGGGGCGCGCTCAACAGATCAAGTTCATCGGCATTGACGGCATTCCAGAAGAAGGGTGCAAGTGGGTGGCAGAGGGCATTCTGGCCGGCACGTTCCTCTATCCCACTCCTGGCGAGGAAGGGTTGCGCGTGGCGCTGAAGGTGCTGAGGGGAGAGAAAGTGCCCAAGCGTATCACGTTACCGACGGCGCGTATCACTAAAGCAAACGTGGCCCAGTTCCTTCCCGCTGCGCAATAG